GCCCGAAGGCAGGGTGGTACTCATGGGCTACTGCCTAACGAGAGGCAAGGGGGGCCCAGGGCCGGGGCCGTGGGCAGACCCGGGAGGTGTAGGGGTGTACACCGGCGGCCTGGCCGCCGGGGCCTGTTGAGAAGGCGCGGTACACCCGCGACGTAAAGGAGAACGTGCAACGAGGCCGCGGGGTACGGAAGGTGCCCCTGTGCGTTCTGATCGCCGGGCCTCGGACGCGAGGCGTCGTTCGTTCTCGGACGCGTGAAGCGTCGACCACCACAACTGGCGATGTGCTCTCCGCCGGGCCTGCGGACCTGAGGTTCGCGTATGCCTGCGGTGCCAGGGCCCCATCATGGGCAGGTCGCCGACGCCAGGTCAAGGGTATTTGTCCGGAAAACCGCAATTTGCGGTTTATTTACTGTTGGGTGTCGTGGCTCGTCCCGTCAGGACCGCGACGCGTCCCGCCCGCGGCCTCGACGATCCGGCGGGTGATCTCACCGGGCCGTGCCGGCCGTCCGTAGTGCCAGCCCTGGGCGCAGTCGCAGCCCATCGACCGCAGCCGGTCCGCGTCCGCCGCGGTCTCCACACCCTCGGCCGTCACCGTCAGCCCCAGCTGGTGCGCGAGCGACACCATCCCGCCGATGATCCGCCACCCCAGCGGGTCCTCGCCGGTCGAGTGCAGGTCCGAGACGAACGCCCCGGCGATCTTCAGTCCGGCCACCGGCAGCGTCCGCAGGTACGCCAGATTGGACCAGCCGGTGCCGAAGTCGTCCACCGTCAGCGACACCCCCATGCCGACCAGTTCCCGCAGCGCCTGCAGCGCCGGGTCCCGCGGCCCGAGCATCGCGCTCTCGGTGATCTCCAACTGGAGCTTCCCCGGGTCCAGATCGCACTCCTCCAGGATCCGGTCGATGTCCGCGATCAGCTCGGCGTTCCGCGCCTGTCGCACCGCCAGATTGACGTTCATCCGCGGCGCCGCCGCGCCGAACCGCGCCGACCAGCGCGCCGCTTGGTGGCACGCCTTCCCCAGCACCCACCGGCCCAGCGGAATGATCAGCCCGCTGTCCTCGGCCGTCGCGATGAACTCCTCCGGGCCCAGCACCCCCAACTCCGGGTGCCGCCAGCGCACCAGCGCCTCCACCGCCACCATCGCACCGTCGTCCAGCGTGCACAGCGGCTGGTACTCCAGGAAGAACTCCCCGCGGTCCAGCGCCATCGGGATCCGCATCGACATCGCGTACTGGCTGACCGCCACCGCGTTGCGCCGCGAGTCGAACAGCGTCCACCGGCCGCGGCCCTCGTTCTTCGCCCGGTACAGCGTCAGATCGGCGCTGCGCATCGCGGCACCCGGAGTGGTCGCCGAGATCGGCTGCTCCACCACCCCGACGCTCGCCCGGACCGCGAGCTGCTGGCCGTTGATCAGGAACGGCGGTGCCAGCGCCGCCAGTACGGTCTGCGCGGCCGCGATGCCCTCCTGCTGCCCCCGGCAGTTCTCCAGCAGCACGATGAACTCGTCGCCGCCCAGCCGCGCCACCATGTGGCCCAGCGGCGCCAGACTGGCGTGCAGCCGGTCCGCCACCGAACTCAGCAGCTGGTCGCCGGTCGCGTGGCCGAGGCTGTCGTTGATGTTCTTGAAGCCGTCCAGATCCACCGAGCACAGGCCGAACCGCGCCTCCGGCTCGGGGTCGGCGAACAGCGCCTCCAGCCGTTCGAAGAACGCCGTCCGGTTCCACAGGCCGGTCAGCGGATCGTGGGTGGCCTGATAGCGCAGCCGCTCCTGGAGCCGGTGCTGGTCGGTGATGTCCTCCAGCATCACCACCTGGTAACGGGGCGTCCCCTCCTCGTCGCGGATCAGCGACACGGTCAGATGCGTCCAGATGATCTCGCCGTCCTGCCGGTAGTACGGCTTGTCGCACTGGAACTGCTCCCGCTTCCCCGCGATCAGCTCGTGGTACATCTCCCAGACCCGGGGCGCGTCCTGGGGGTGCACCATCGTCGCGATGTTCAGATGGCGCAACTCCTCGACGGTCGCGCCGAACATCTCCTGCAGCGCGCTGTTCACCGTCAGGACGTTCCCCTCCAGATCGGCGAACCCGATGCCGACCGCGGCCCGCTCGAACATCGCCCGGAACCGCGCCTCCGACGCGTACAGCGCCCGCTCCGCGCCGCGCCGCGCCAGGTCCACCGCGCGCCGGATCGCCTCCTGTTCGCGCAGCGTCCGGTCGCGCAGCGCGGCCGACCAGCCCGCGGCGAACGCCCCGGCCAGCGCGGGCCCCCGGTCGTCCGCCGGCGGCCACTGCTGGAGCAGCGCGACGGCCCGCGCGAGCACCGCAGGGTCGGTGAACTGGGCATCGACGAGCAGCGCCCCGGCCTGCTCGGCCGGCGCGGGGTCGAACGGGTCCTCGCCGTGCGCCCGGGCCAGCAACTCCGCGGTGCGGTACACCAGCGGGCCCAGGATCGCCGGGCTCACCACCGTGCCGTGACCGTCCCGCAGCAGCCGGGACCAGGAGTCACGGAAGCGGACCGCGGCGGGGTCCACCCGGCCGGCCGGCGGCCCGTTCACGGCCGTATCCCCACGCCCGCGAGGCCGGCGACCAGCTCGGGGTGCGGTCCCACGGACTCCGGGTGCTGCGGCCGCCACTGCGGGAGGTGGACCACGCCCGGGTCGATCAGCTCGAAGCCCTCGAACAGTGCCACGATGCGGTCCCGCGAGCGCATGGTCAGCGGCGCCGACGCCTGCGCGTACAGCTCCTGGTGCTGCCGTGCCAGTTCCGGCCGGCCGGCCGGCGTCCCGTGCGAGAGCGCCAGCGCGCTGCCCGGCGGCATCGCCTCCCGCAGCACCCGGACGATCCGCGCCGGGTCCTCCTCGTCCGTCACGAAGTGCAGTACGGCCAGCAGCAACACCGCCACCCGCTCGCCGGGTTCCAGCAACTCCGCCACCGCGGGCTGCTTCAGCAGCGTCTCGGTGTCGCGCAGGTCCGCCTGGACCACCGAGCACAGCGGGTCGTCCGCCACCAGCAGCAGGCTGTGCTGCACCGCCACCGGGTCGATGTCGACGTAGACCACCCGGGCCGTCGGCTGGATCAGCCGGGCCACCTCGTGCACCGGTCCGAACGTCGGGATGCCGGAGCCGAGGTCCAGGAAGCGGGTGATGCCGTCTCCGGCCAGGTACTGCACGGAGCGGCGCAGGAACGCGCGGTTGGCGCGCATGATCAACGGCAGGTCGGGCCACAGGCCGACGGCCTTGCGGGCCAGTGCCCGGTCCACCGCGAAGTTGTGCGAACCGCCCAGATAGCAGTCGTAGACCCGGGCGACGTTCGGTGTCTCCTGGTCCGTCCCCTCGGGCACCCACTGCTCACGGGGCATCGAGCGGTCCTCCCCTCACGAGGGATCCCACACTCCAGAAAAAGCCTCCTACTATCCCATACCCGCCGCAAGCGGACCAGCTGGCGGCGGCCCCGGGCCGCGCGGGACGGGACGGGCACGACGGCGGTCGCGCCGACCGCGGTCCGCTCGCAGAATGGAAGTCCGAGGGAGCCACCTATGCCGGGACGCATCGAGGACTACGCCTTGCTGGGCGATCTGCGGACCGCCGCGCTCGTGGGCAGGGACGGCTCGGTGGACTGGCTGTGCCTGCCCCGCTTCGACTCGCCCAGCTGTTTCGCGGCGCTCCTCGGCGACGAGCGGCAGGGCCGCTGGCAGATCGCCCCGGCCGCCGCCGGCCCGTGCACCGACCGCGCCTACCGCGGCGACACCCTGATCCTGGAGACGACCTGGGAGACGCCGGACGGCGCCGTACGCGTCATCGACTTCATGCCGCAGCGCGGCGACCACTCACCGCGCCTGGTACGCCTCGTCGAAGGGCTGCGCGGCAGCGTCGAGATGCGCAGCGACCTGCGACTGCGCTTCAACTACGGCCGGATCGCCCCCTGGGTGCGGCGCACCGGGCACCACCGCATCGCGGTGGCCGGGCCGGATTCCGCCTGGCTGCGGCTCGCCCCCGGCGTGCACACCTACGGCCATGACGGCGCCACCCGCTCGGAGTTCACCGTCCGGGCCGGCGACCGGGTGCCGTTCGTCCTCACCTGGCAGCCCTCCCACCAGCCCAACACCCACCGCGTGGACCCCGACCGCGCGCTGCGCGAGACCACCGAGGGCTGGCAGCGCTGGACGGCGGGGTGCCGCTACGAGGGAGCGTGGCGCGACGCCGTGCTGCGCTCGCTGATCACCCTCAAGGCCCTCGCCTACCGGCCGACCGGCGGGATCGTCGCCGCGGCCAGCGCCTCCCTGCCCGAGCGCATCGGCGGGGAACGCAACTGGGACTACCGCTTCTGCTGGCTGCGCGACTCCAGCATGACGCTGTCCGCGCTGCTGCGCGGCGGCTTCCGCGAGGAGGCGGCGGCCTGGCGGCAGTGGCTGGTCCGCGCCATCGCCGGCGACCCGAGGGACCTGCAGAGCGTGTACCGCGTCGCGGGGGAACGCCGGCTGCCCGAGGTCGCCGCCGACTGGCTGCCGGGCTACGAGAACTCCGTACCGGTCCGCTTCGGCAACGCCGCGGTCGACCAGCTCCAGCTCGACGTCTACGGCGAGGTGGTCGACACCCTCTACCTCGCCTTGCGGGCCGGCATCCCGATGGAGCGTCATGTCTGGGTCCTGCTGCGGATACTGATGTCCTTCCTCGAAACGCACTGGCAGGAGCCCGACGAGGGCCTGTGGGAGGGGCGCGGCGGCCGCCGGCACTGGGTGCACTCCAAGGTCATGTCCTGGGTCGCCGCGGACCGCGCGGTCCGGATGGCCCGGGCCACCGGCCTGCCGGCCCCCGTCGACCGCTGGGAGGCGATGCGCGACGCGGTGCACGCCGACGTCTGCGCGCAGGGCTACGACCCCGGACGCGGGGTGTTCGTCCAGCACTACGGCAGTCAGGAGCTGGACGCGGCCACCCTGTTCGTCGCCAAGACCGGCTTCCTGCCGCCCGACGACCCACGGGTCATCCGCACCGTGGACGCGGTGCGCGACGAACTCGACCACGGCGGCTTCGTCCGCCGCTACGCCGACGACGCCGGGATCGACGGACTGCCGGGCAGCGAGGGCACGTTCCTGGCCTGTTCCTTCTGGCTCGCCGACGCGCTGGCCGCGACCGGCCGCACCGACGCCGCCCGCGAGCTGTTCGGCCGGGTGCTGTCCTCCGCCAACGACGTGGGGCTGCTCTCGGAGGAGTGGGACCCCGCCGCCCGGCGCCAACTGGGCAACACCCCGCAGGCGTTCACCCACGTCGCACTGGTCAACACGGCGTTCCTGCTCACCGAGGCGACCGGGACGACCGCCGCCACCGAGGCGGCCGGGCCGGCCTGAGAGGACGTGTCCCGCGGGTCGCGTCCCCGGGCCGGCCCGGTGGTGCCGCCGCGCTCACCGAGGCGCGGGCCTCACGGCAGATACCGCTCTATGGCGCCCGGGCCTTCCTCCGCGATCAGGCGCCTCGCCCACTCCAGGGCCCTGGGGGTGGGCTCACGGCCGGAGACCTTCACCAGGTCCTCCGGGTCGTAGGGCCGCTCGCTGCCGGTGTACAGCTCGGCCGGCCGGTGCTCGGCCGCATGCTCCCTGCCATTGCTCGTCACAGGTCCTCCTCGTGTCCGCGCCCGCCGAGTCGCCGGGACCTCGCTTGGTTCCATCATGGGACCGCCTCCGAACACCCGCACGACGTGCGCCGGACCCGGCCCCGTGCACCCCGTCAGCCGCCCGTCCGCGGGGCACCGGGGTAGTCCGCAGGAAACGCCTGCTCGGTCCAGATCGTCTTGCCGTACGGCGTGTAGCGCGTCCCCCAGCGCTGCACCAGCTGCGCCACGATGAACAGCCCCCGGCCGCCCTCGTCGTCGCTGGCCGCGTGCCGCAGGTGCGGCGAGGTGTGCCCGGTGTCCGAGACCTCGGTCAGCAGCGTCCGGTCCCGCAGCAGCCGCAGGTGCAGCGGTCCCGACGCGTGCCGTACCGCATTGGTCACCAGCTCGCTCACCACCAGTTCGGTGGTGTGCGTCAGCTCCGCCAGGCCCCACTCGCGCAGCTGCCGGGTGGCCAGCTCCCGGGCCCGGCCGACCGCCGCGGCCTCGGCGGGCAGCTCCCAGGCCGTCACCTGCCGGACGTCCAGTTCGCGGGTGCGCACCAGCAGCAGCGCCGAGTCGTCGGCGCCCGGCCCGTCCGGCAGCAGCTCGGCCAGGGCGCGGTCGCAGAGCTCGTCCAGCGGCCTGTCGTGGTCGGTCAGCACCCGGCCCAGCGTCCGCAGCCCCTGCTCGACGTCCCGGTCGCGGGTCTCCACCAGCCCGTCGGTGAACAGCGCGATCAGGCTGCCCACCGGCAGCTCGATGTCCAGCGACTCGAACGGCAGGCCCCCGAGTCCCAGTGGTGGGCCGGCCGGCAGCTCCGGGAAGGACAGGCCGCCCGCCGGCTCGACGACGGCCGGCGGAAGGTGGCCGGCCCGCGCCATGGTGCAGCGCCGCGACACCGGGTCGTAGACCGCGTACAGGCAGGTCACGCCGGTGGCCACATCGTCCGGGCCGGCGCCCGGGCGGTCCTCCGCGGGCTGCCCGACCAGGTCGTCCAGCCGGCTCAGCAGCTCGTCGGGGGAGAGGTCCAGCTGCGCCAGCGCGCGTACGGTCGTCCGCAGCCGCCCCATCGTCGCCGCCGCCTCCAGGCCGTGGCCCACCACGTCCCCGACGACCAGCCCGACCCGTGTACCGGACAGTTCGATCACATCGAACCAGTCACCGCCCACCCCGGTCCGGTCGTCGCTGGGCAGGTACCGGTGAGCCAGATCGACCGCGGACGGCTCGGGCAGGTGCTGCGGCAGCAGATTGCGCTGGAGGGTCAGTGCGGCGGCGTGCTCGCGGGCGAAGCGGCGCGCGTTGTCCAGGGACACCGCCGTGCGGGTCACCAGCTCGTCGGCGAGTGCGATCTCGCCCTTGTCGAAGAACGCCGGCTCTCCCTCGCGGGTGAACGCGACCAGCCCCATCCCGGCGCCGCCCGCCCGCAGCGGCACCACCATGCTGCTCTCCCCGCGCACCATCCCCCCGGACGACAGGCTGCGGTACGGCAGCGAGCCCGGCGGGTACGCGACGCGGTACGGGTCGTGCGGCGGCGCGTCCGGCGGGTCGCCGACCGAGCGGGTGGCGACCCGGACGAGGGTGGGCAGGGCGCCGTCGCCCGGCCCCGGCTCCTCGCCCGCCAGCACGGACTCCACCAGGTCGACGGTCACCAGGGAGGCGAAGTCCGGCACCGCCACCTCGGTCATCTCCCGGGCGGTGACGGTCATGTCGAGGGTGGTGCCGATCCGGCGGCCGGCCGCCACCAGGAGGTTCAGCCGGCGCTGGGCCCGGTAGCGGTCGGTGATGTCGAAGGCGTCCTCACACACCCCGATCACCTGCCCGCGGGCGTCGAGCAGCCGGTAGTACGAGCAGGACCAGACGTGCTCGGGGCCCGGCTCGGAGGGCTGCTGCCCCACGAAATGCAGATCGAGGACCGGCTCACCGGTGTCCAGGACCTGCTGCATCACCCCGTCCAGCGTCCGCGGATACCCCTCGGTCACGAACTCGCCGTCCGGGTACAGCGCCTCGGCCCGGACGCCCAGGAAGTCCTTGAGCGGCAGCCCGATCTCCCGGATGAACGCGGCATTCCCCCAGGTCACCCGCAGATCGGTGTCGTAGATGCCCAGACCGACCGGGGACTGCGTGGCCAGCCCGCCGAGCATCGCCTGCTGGGACTCCCACAGCTGCTGCTCGGCCAGCGGGGCCGCCACCAGGATGCGGGCCGGCACGCCCCGGGTACCGGACTCCGTGATGTTCACCGGGCAGGTGGTGAGCGCCACCTCCAGCAGCCGGCCGTCGCGGTGCCGGGCCGTGCGGGCCTCGATGCCGCTCAGCGAGGCTTCCGGCGGCCGTCCGGCGCCCGCCCTGCCGGTCGCCTCGGCGGCCGGCAGAAAGGTCCGCAGCGGACGCCCGAGGACCTCCTCCGGCGGGTAGCCCAGCAGCTTCCGGGCCGCCGGGCTCCACCCGATGACCACGTCCTGGGCGTCCAGAACCGCGGTGGCCGCCCTGGTGACGTCGAGGGGACCACGGAATTCGGCGCTCTCCACCGCGTTCCATGCGTTCATGGCATCAACCCAGCCCGGTTACGTATGTACAGCATCGATCCTGATCAAGACCGGCACAACTGCGCTGCCCCGCGGGGGCGCCCTTGGTGCGGCCCCGCGGGGTCGCTGGCACAGTGGGAGGGGCGCGAAGGGGGCGAAGCGACAGGAGGCAGATGTCATGTCGGCCCACGGCCGCGCGACTCCGGGCCGCGGTGCTCCGTGCTGGGTCAGCCTGATGGCCCGCGACCTGGGGGCCGCGCAGGACTTCTACTCCGCCGTCCTGGGCTGGCGGTTCCGCCCGGCCAGCCTCGGCGAGGAGTTCTCCGTCGCCGTGGCCGACGGGCAGCCGGTGGCCGGCATCGGCGCGCTCGCCCAGAGCTACCGGATCGCCGTGGCCTGGACCTCGTACTTCGCGGTGGACGACGCCGACCTCACCGCGGACCGGATCCGCGAGCGCGGCGCGACCGTCGCGGTCGGCCCGCTGAAGCTCGGGCCCGGACGCGCCGCCCTGGCCGCCGACCGCGACGGCGCCACGTTCGGCTTCTGGGAGGGCCAGCGGCTGGCCTGGTCGGTCGGGCAGGGCAACGCCCCCGCCCGTCTGGAACTGCGCACCCGGGACGCCTTCGAGGCCGCCATCTTCTACGCGGAGGTCTTCGACTGGGCCTCGGGCGAGCCGGGCGGCTGCGAGGTGACCTACGAGCACGACCAGGTGGTCGTCCACGACGGTCCGCACACCGTCGCCACGCTGCGCGGCGGCGCCGTCGAGTCCGCCCCCGACCCGCGGGTACGGCCCCGCTGGGACGTCCACTTCCCGGTCCGCGACCTCGAGAAGGTGACCGCCGCGGCGGTGGCCGCCGGCGGCACCGTCACCCCGGTGACCTCCACGGTCGACGGCGAGGGCTACCAGGCCGTCGTCCGGGACCCCGACGGCGGCCTGTTCACCGTCACCTCGACCTGACGGACCGGGCCCGGCGGCGCGTCACCGCCCGGTCAGCGGCCCTTCTCCGGCTCCAGCGGCGGGCACCACGAGGACTGCGTCCGCCCGCCGACCCGGCCGCAGAACCCGGCCTGCGTCGGGTGGCCCGTCCCGTCGATGTGCTGCACCGACAGCAGCTTGTCCAACGGGACCTGGCGGTCCACGTCCCCGCCGAAGCTGATGATGCCGCTCGCCCCGTCGAGCGCCTCGTCGCCGTGCACCCCGCTGATCGCGTGCCACACCGCGGGCGGCGTCAGCGGCATCTGCGCGGCCTCCTCCCGCAGTTGCTTGACCGCGTTGACGTACAGCTTCACCGCGTCGAAGCCGAGCGCCGCATGGCCGTCCAGCGACGAGTTGGGGATCTTCGCGCACTCGTCGTGGAAGATCCGGCTCAGTTCCGCGTACAGCTCGCTGCTGCCGTCGCAGCGCGCCGAGCCGAGGGTGAAGTCCAGGAAGTCGTACGGGATCCCGGGGTAGTGCTCGCGGCGGTCCGCGTCGGCCGCCAGCCGCGCCACGTCGTCACCGCCGAGGAGCGCCGGCGGCGTCGAGTTGCAGGACTCGTTGATCCCGCCCAGCAGCGACTCGAAGTCCTCCGCGCGCCCGGCGAAGAACACCACACCCCGGTAGGAGCAGCTGCGCTGGCCGACCGTCCCCGGCCCCGGGGCGTCCGACGAGGGCTCCTGGCCCGGCGGCGGGGGCGGGGTGAACGGGGTCCGCTCCACCGCGAACCCGCGGGCCTTGAAGCGCCGCGCGACGTCGTCGCTGAGGGTCCTGCTGTAGGTGTCGGTGGGGTCGGCCGAGCCGATGATCCGCACCTGGCGGGCCGGTTTCCGCCCGTCCCGCGCCACGACGTGATCGGCGTACGCGGCGGCGACGTCCGCCTCCCGGGTGTTCTGCGGCGACACCTGGAAGTACATGGGCGACTGCCGCACCAGGGTGTCAGCGGACAGCGTCGTGGCCACCATCGGCAGCCCCACCGCGGTCAGTTTGCGGATCGTCCGGTTGGTCGCCTCGCGGCTCTGGTCGAGCCCGGTGACCCCGACGATCGACGGGTCCTGCTGCCTGAGCGCGTCGAGGATGTCCACCACCTGGGTGCCGAAACGCATCCCCGAACCGGCGTTGGCGGGGAAGATCCGCAGGATCGGTTCGGTGGCGCCGGTGCTGCGCAGCTGGCGGGACTGCGCGCTCGCCGCGCCCTGCAGCGCCTCGCGCCCGTAGGCGAGCTGGCCGGACGGCTTCCCCGAGACGCTGAGCAGCGCGGAGAGGTGGACCAGGGTGACGAACGGGCGCTCCGGGGACGCCTTGTGGGCCTCCTCGGCGCGGGCGTTCTGGGCGTAGATGGTCTGCAGGGTGTTGTCGAGCGACGGGTCGGGGGAGTGGAAGGTGAAGCCGTACCGCGCCACCCCGATGCACTCGCCGGTCGGTGCGGTACGCAGGGTCTGCGCGTCGTCGTCGAAGCGGCCCAGGCCGCAGTGCGCGTCCCGGAAGCCGCTCTCGGTGCGCAGCACCAGACCGGCGCCGCCCAGCAGCGCGACGGTCACCGCGCAGGCCGCCACCACGGACGTCATCCGGCGCGCCCACAGCGGCGGTGCGGGAATCCGCAGCCGGGCGTCCTGGGCGACCTCCAGCCGCCGCGTCAGCTCGTAGGTCTCGTGGGACGGCGGCATCAGCGGCGGAATGCTGACCGGCAGGTACCAGGGCGCGCGGTTACGGGCCCGGCCCTGGTGCAGGAAGGTCTCCCGCCAGCCGCCGTACAGCCGGTCGGTGAGCTCCCACAGGGACCTGTGCCCCCAGTCCTCACGGACCTCGGAGCCCTCGGCCGGGGGTTCGGCGCCGCAGGCGATGACCAGCAGCGGGTCGAAGGCGCCGGTCTCGTTGCGGACGTCGATGATCGTCCGCAGCAGCGGATAGCCGCAGTTGTCCGGGCCCACGCCGTCCAGCAGCGCCACGCAGTACGCGG
The sequence above is a segment of the Streptomyces lydicus genome. Coding sequences within it:
- a CDS encoding putative bifunctional diguanylate cyclase/phosphodiesterase; the encoded protein is MNGPPAGRVDPAAVRFRDSWSRLLRDGHGTVVSPAILGPLVYRTAELLARAHGEDPFDPAPAEQAGALLVDAQFTDPAVLARAVALLQQWPPADDRGPALAGAFAAGWSAALRDRTLREQEAIRRAVDLARRGAERALYASEARFRAMFERAAVGIGFADLEGNVLTVNSALQEMFGATVEELRHLNIATMVHPQDAPRVWEMYHELIAGKREQFQCDKPYYRQDGEIIWTHLTVSLIRDEEGTPRYQVVMLEDITDQHRLQERLRYQATHDPLTGLWNRTAFFERLEALFADPEPEARFGLCSVDLDGFKNINDSLGHATGDQLLSSVADRLHASLAPLGHMVARLGGDEFIVLLENCRGQQEGIAAAQTVLAALAPPFLINGQQLAVRASVGVVEQPISATTPGAAMRSADLTLYRAKNEGRGRWTLFDSRRNAVAVSQYAMSMRIPMALDRGEFFLEYQPLCTLDDGAMVAVEALVRWRHPELGVLGPEEFIATAEDSGLIIPLGRWVLGKACHQAARWSARFGAAAPRMNVNLAVRQARNAELIADIDRILEECDLDPGKLQLEITESAMLGPRDPALQALRELVGMGVSLTVDDFGTGWSNLAYLRTLPVAGLKIAGAFVSDLHSTGEDPLGWRIIGGMVSLAHQLGLTVTAEGVETAADADRLRSMGCDCAQGWHYGRPARPGEITRRIVEAAGGTRRGPDGTSHDTQQ
- a CDS encoding SAM-dependent methyltransferase, translated to MPREQWVPEGTDQETPNVARVYDCYLGGSHNFAVDRALARKAVGLWPDLPLIMRANRAFLRRSVQYLAGDGITRFLDLGSGIPTFGPVHEVARLIQPTARVVYVDIDPVAVQHSLLLVADDPLCSVVQADLRDTETLLKQPAVAELLEPGERVAVLLLAVLHFVTDEEDPARIVRVLREAMPPGSALALSHGTPAGRPELARQHQELYAQASAPLTMRSRDRIVALFEGFELIDPGVVHLPQWRPQHPESVGPHPELVAGLAGVGIRP
- a CDS encoding glycoside hydrolase family 15 protein, which codes for MPGRIEDYALLGDLRTAALVGRDGSVDWLCLPRFDSPSCFAALLGDERQGRWQIAPAAAGPCTDRAYRGDTLILETTWETPDGAVRVIDFMPQRGDHSPRLVRLVEGLRGSVEMRSDLRLRFNYGRIAPWVRRTGHHRIAVAGPDSAWLRLAPGVHTYGHDGATRSEFTVRAGDRVPFVLTWQPSHQPNTHRVDPDRALRETTEGWQRWTAGCRYEGAWRDAVLRSLITLKALAYRPTGGIVAAASASLPERIGGERNWDYRFCWLRDSSMTLSALLRGGFREEAAAWRQWLVRAIAGDPRDLQSVYRVAGERRLPEVAADWLPGYENSVPVRFGNAAVDQLQLDVYGEVVDTLYLALRAGIPMERHVWVLLRILMSFLETHWQEPDEGLWEGRGGRRHWVHSKVMSWVAADRAVRMARATGLPAPVDRWEAMRDAVHADVCAQGYDPGRGVFVQHYGSQELDAATLFVAKTGFLPPDDPRVIRTVDAVRDELDHGGFVRRYADDAGIDGLPGSEGTFLACSFWLADALAATGRTDAARELFGRVLSSANDVGLLSEEWDPAARRQLGNTPQAFTHVALVNTAFLLTEATGTTAATEAAGPA
- a CDS encoding SpoIIE family protein phosphatase, which encodes MNAWNAVESAEFRGPLDVTRAATAVLDAQDVVIGWSPAARKLLGYPPEEVLGRPLRTFLPAAEATGRAGAGRPPEASLSGIEARTARHRDGRLLEVALTTCPVNITESGTRGVPARILVAAPLAEQQLWESQQAMLGGLATQSPVGLGIYDTDLRVTWGNAAFIREIGLPLKDFLGVRAEALYPDGEFVTEGYPRTLDGVMQQVLDTGEPVLDLHFVGQQPSEPGPEHVWSCSYYRLLDARGQVIGVCEDAFDITDRYRAQRRLNLLVAAGRRIGTTLDMTVTAREMTEVAVPDFASLVTVDLVESVLAGEEPGPGDGALPTLVRVATRSVGDPPDAPPHDPYRVAYPPGSLPYRSLSSGGMVRGESSMVVPLRAGGAGMGLVAFTREGEPAFFDKGEIALADELVTRTAVSLDNARRFAREHAAALTLQRNLLPQHLPEPSAVDLAHRYLPSDDRTGVGGDWFDVIELSGTRVGLVVGDVVGHGLEAAATMGRLRTTVRALAQLDLSPDELLSRLDDLVGQPAEDRPGAGPDDVATGVTCLYAVYDPVSRRCTMARAGHLPPAVVEPAGGLSFPELPAGPPLGLGGLPFESLDIELPVGSLIALFTDGLVETRDRDVEQGLRTLGRVLTDHDRPLDELCDRALAELLPDGPGADDSALLLVRTRELDVRQVTAWELPAEAAAVGRARELATRQLREWGLAELTHTTELVVSELVTNAVRHASGPLHLRLLRDRTLLTEVSDTGHTSPHLRHAASDDEGGRGLFIVAQLVQRWGTRYTPYGKTIWTEQAFPADYPGAPRTGG
- a CDS encoding VOC family protein; protein product: MSAHGRATPGRGAPCWVSLMARDLGAAQDFYSAVLGWRFRPASLGEEFSVAVADGQPVAGIGALAQSYRIAVAWTSYFAVDDADLTADRIRERGATVAVGPLKLGPGRAALAADRDGATFGFWEGQRLAWSVGQGNAPARLELRTRDAFEAAIFYAEVFDWASGEPGGCEVTYEHDQVVVHDGPHTVATLRGGAVESAPDPRVRPRWDVHFPVRDLEKVTAAAVAAGGTVTPVTSTVDGEGYQAVVRDPDGGLFTVTST